The genomic region GTACGTCCGGCCGCCGCGACGCTCGCGCTCGAAGAAGCCCCGATCGACCGCCAGTTCGACGGCCCGCTCGGCGCGGTCGGGGTGACAGTCGAAGGCGTCCTTCCAGTACCGCGCCCGACCCGGGCCAACGTCGCTTTCGATGGCCGCCGTCGGTAGTCGTTCGGGAGTGATGGCCGCCCGCTCGTCGAACTCGGGGCCCGGCTCAACGACGACGGTATCGAGGACGCGCCGGCCGTGGATAGCGCCGCCGAGCTGGCGGCTCACCAGTCGACCCTCGCGTTCGAGGTGGGCACACAGTGCCAGTTCGAAGTCGAACTCCCGCACGACCGGAGGCAGGGCTGGGACGGGCAAAAGCCCCGTGCTCGGTTACCGGGTGGCGACAAGGAAACAGGTCAGCGCCGCCAGTGCGAGAACCGGACTCTGCGAGAGTATCGTCAGCAAGCCGAGGTAGACCGTCAGAACGCCGAGGAGGGAACGAACGGTCAGCGGTGGATACGTCGGCCTGTACAGTTCGGGGTCGGCGTAGGGTGCAGGCTGATACATTACAGTGAAACAATGGTCCCGAACGCCGATAAGCATAATCTGAATGATATTTCTGCAACAGACGCGGACAGAGGCTCTCCTGAAGACGATTTCAGTCAGCCGAAAAACAGCTCACCCCCATAAGACAGACAGTACAACCGGCGGACCGGCTCAGTGCTCGCAAGCCTGTCGCTCGAACTTGGTCGGCTGGAGGTTGCCGTCCAGATAGGCGGTCAGTTCCGCCTCGGCCAGCGGAACCCGGACCGTGAGCCGCCACGGGTCGGTGTCTTCAACGCTGGTGTACTGGTCGTCGACACACCAGGGGAGCGTCCAGTAGGGTCGACTCGACAGATCGACGCCGTGGTCGTCGTAGAACGCTGCAACGCGGGAGTTATCGAGTAGCGTCAGTCCGACAGGCGAACAGAGTTCGTGGCGACACCGTTCGCAGACGAACTCGGCGCGGATCGACACATCGAGACAGCAGTCGCCATCGCGGGAGATCTCTGTCCCCATCCGACCGGCGCAGTCCGGGCAGACCCCGTCGGCGGCCAGACAGTGGAGGTGTCGCACCCGCTCGGCGAAGGCCGTCGCGACTTCCGTCGGTGTCCGGTCGACCAGACCGCCCGGCGGGAACGGGTACTCGCCGTGAGCCTTCCCGCAGTCCTCGCAGTCGATAGCGAACTGCTCGTCGGCGTACTCGGCTAGCAGACCGCCACCACACCGCGTACAGGCCCCGGTCACCGAGAACGGGTCGATGTCGGGCGTCCGAGTGAACGTTCCCGCCCGCACCGCGCGGATGACCTGCGCCCCGGCGTGCCGGAGGTCGTACCCGTCAGTTCCCTGGCTGACGAACTGATCAGTGAGCTCCTGTAAGTGATAGTTGAACTGCCCGCTGTCGGCTAGCTCTACGGCGTCGAACAACTCCGAGAAGCGAACTGGTCGGTCGTCTGCGCGCCACAGGGCCTCCAGAATGTCCAGGCGCGTCTCGCTCGCGATGACCGAAAACGCTGTCGCCGGGTCAATGTCGGCATCCGTTTCGGGGGACTCATCGACTCGCATCGTGCATGAACCTGTCCCCGCATAAACAAAAGCGTTCACAGAAACACAGTTACGTAACAGCACCGACATGAACGCGTCACGATTACTTCAGCGTCCCCGTCTAGTCAACGAGCAGGGTTCGACCGGTTCGACCGGTTCGTCACGGATGGTGGTATGACTGG from Haloarcula sp. H-GB4 harbors:
- a CDS encoding ArsR family transcriptional regulator; the protein is MRVDESPETDADIDPATAFSVIASETRLDILEALWRADDRPVRFSELFDAVELADSGQFNYHLQELTDQFVSQGTDGYDLRHAGAQVIRAVRAGTFTRTPDIDPFSVTGACTRCGGGLLAEYADEQFAIDCEDCGKAHGEYPFPPGGLVDRTPTEVATAFAERVRHLHCLAADGVCPDCAGRMGTEISRDGDCCLDVSIRAEFVCERCRHELCSPVGLTLLDNSRVAAFYDDHGVDLSSRPYWTLPWCVDDQYTSVEDTDPWRLTVRVPLAEAELTAYLDGNLQPTKFERQACEH